The following DNA comes from Porphyromonadaceae bacterium W3.11.
AGAAGTTGCGAATGCTAAGCAGCTGCTGAAACCCAACTATGCAAGTAGGGTTAAGGTATTGTATATAGAAGATATTTGCAAGAAAATTTTAGAGACCTCAGACAAGAAAGCCCTCAAAGATCATTACACCGAATTTAAAGAAAAATATATCACAAACTTAGAATAAATAGGTATGAGAATCCTCTGCATATCTGATACACATAGCCAGCACCAATTATTAGGAGCACTCCCTATGGCTGATGTCTTGGTGCATTGTGGCGATGTGTCTAAGAGAGGTACGGAAAGTGAAGTCATAGACTTTATGCAATGGTTTTGCGACCAACCTCACCAGTACAAGATATTTATTGCAGGTAATCATGACCTAAGCCTATATGGCTCCAATATTAGCGGTTTACCAGAAAACTGCTTTTATCTGAATACTAGTGGAGTGGAGATAGAAGGGCTACACTTTTATGGGATACCACTATTTGTGAATGATGTAGTCTCAGGTGAATACAGCAAATCTATACAATCCATTCCTCCCAATACTGATGTACTCATTACACACCAACCTCCACATGGCATTCTCTCCTCTGATTATGGAGACGTGGAGCTATTAGAGCGGGTAACGCTTATAGGTCCGAAGTTACATCTATATGGCCATGCTCATGAGTGCTATGGTGTCAAGACTAGCTTTGGTACTCATTTTGTGAATGCGGCACTATTAAATAACCAATATGAGTTGACGTTTAAGCCCCTATTAATTGAGCTTTAATCTCAGGATTTCCTGTATATATCTTGATGCCAAAAGTCGTTCTTATACCTTGAAATCATTAAAGAAAAAAGCTCATGCGACAGTTCCTTAAATCGCACTCGCGCCAACTCAGAGTATTCATAGACACACAAGTCAATGAAATCAGTTAGACAACCCGCGACTATGTCAACTTTTTTTCAGAAGAAGACACAAATCCTTATAGGCTGAAATCCTTTATATATCAAACAAAAATTCTTCCTATGAGAAACATTTACGTTTCCTATAGGAAGAATTTTTGTTTCTCATAGGATAAAATCTCACTACCTTAAAAGGCTGATTTAGAGGGTTCTAATCAGCCGGTAATTTGGAGGTCTGGACAGATGATGTGCTATTGCTTTATTTAGGTATTCATAGGTAGATCCTTAGTCCTCAGCATTTATGATTTGTGTCTCAATCAGGTTCCAAACGGTTGGTAGACTTAAGGGTAAAGCTACGAACCTATCACTTTGGGCTACTTCTATACAGCTTCTCAACTAGGTCTCGTGACCATAAAAATGAAGCGAGGTCTGCCTCATAAAGGAGCAGACCTCGCTTTGCTTTTCGTATCAGTAGCGTAAACGTAGGACCACCTACTACTGGGTTACTTTACTTGCATAGAGGCTTCTCTGATAGACTTAAACTCAGACTTATCGCTCCAAACGGGGAAGGCATCTTCATTGGCCAACTGCCAGCCAATCTTGAAGAAGAGCTTAGCATCCTCTACATTACCAGAGAGGTCGGCAGTCTGCGGGTCAAACTCATCAGCTGGCTTATGATAGGCGGTCTCCCAATAGTGGAGCACCTGTTCCCTAGCCCACTCCTTGCCATGCTCTCTACTATCCTGCCAACCCTTGATGAATAGAGAGGGTATCCCCACTTTAGCAAAACTAAAGTGATCGGAACGGTAATACATCCCATTCTCTGGCGATGGCTCAGGTGCTATGTAGCGGTCTTGGTCCTGAGCCAATCGCTCAACATACTGGTCTAATTCGGACTGTCCAAAGCCAGTGATGGTCACATCCTTCATGCGTCCCAGAGGAAGAGGAAGTTCATAATTAAGATTCGCTACCGTTTTTTGAGGCTCGAAAAGAGAATGATGAGCGTAATAGTTGGAGCCGAGCATACCGGTCTCCTCCGCTGTGATAGAGATAAAGACAATGGATCGCTGAGGCTGAGGTGCTTTGGCAAAGGCTTTGGCAGTCTCTAGCATACAAGCAACAGCAAGGGCATTATCTGCCGCTCCATTATATATGGAGTCTCCATCATGAGCAGGGCCGATACCAAAATGATCCCAATGGGCAGAGTACACGATGCACTCATCCTTACGCTCCTTGCCCTCGATCACACCGACTACATTGTGGCTAATATCATACTTTAGATCATTCTTGATGGTTAGATTCAAATGCGTATTAAGCGAAAAGGACTTGAAGTCTCGGGTAGCCGCAGTCTTTTTGACCTGAGCATAATCCATCCCATTGTAGTCAAAGATTTTCTTACAAGCCTCCTCTGTGATCCAACCTGTGAGAGCACATTGATCTCTGTTATTATCCTCATCCAAGAGATAAAGATTACTACCACAGGTATTGGAAAGTGAAGCCCAAGGGTAGCCTGCACCACGTGTATCGTGAACCACCCAAATCCCTTTAGCCCCTTGGCGTGCTGCTTCCTCATACTTGTATGCCCATCTGCCATAGTAGGTCATGGCATTACCATTAAATAGCTGAGGGTCTTGGGTAGCGAAGCCTGGGTCGTTAACCAAGACTATAACCATCTTATCCTTAACATCTATACCATCATAATCATCCCAATCATATTCGGGTGCTACGATACCATAGCCAGCAAAAACCACTTCGGTATTAAGAATATTAACTTCGTCCACGATATGTGGTGTCTTGGCAATATAATCCTGTATATTATCTAACTCGAGATTACCTTTGGGTAGCTTAAGCTGGATAGACGTGCTAGGCTGATAGCTGATTTGTACCATTGGCACCTCTTGGAGATAGCTACCCTCATAGGGGGCTTTGAGACCAAGCTTTTGAAACTGCTCTGAGAGGTAGGCGATTGCCTTGGCTTCGCCCTCCGTGAAGGGTTTGCGACCTTGGAATTCATCCGAAGCCAGCATCCTAACATGTGATGCCATATCTTCGGCATTGATGCTCTCTTCAGCTTGCTTTAGAGTTTTGTCAGGATTAGTACTACATGCTACGAGTAATACTAGCAACAAAAGAGACCATAGCCTCATGATAGATTCTTTCATATACGGTTGACTCTAATTGAATTGGATTATTTAATACTTATGCAATTTACTAAAAAGTGGTGAATAGGATATGATATAAGTATGGTGGGTAAATCATTCTTTTTTTTAAATAATTTGCTCTTAAATTCAATCCCTAAAGCCTAAGGCTTTTCGGAAGAGTCAGACTCTTGAAAAGAATTAATATGTGCTTGGTTTCCCATCCTGATATGTTGCGAATGAACTGGACTCTTATAGGTATTTGTAAAATATCTTATTAACAATCAAACGTGATAGCCTATAGTCGAGACATGGTAGTGTACAAAATGAATAGAGATAAAGGAAGTAAGGATTGTAGGAAAGGTGTGTATAAGATTAGGCTAACTCCCAATTATTTGTGATATTTGTGGGAATATTATTGTTATTATGGATAAGACTGAACTAATTAATAAGATTAAAGAGAAGCGTTCATATCTCTGTGTAGGCTTGGATAGTGACCCGCAAAAGTTACCAGATCATCTGAGTAAAGATGCGGAAGGGATGCTTGCATTTAACAAAGATATCATTGATGCTACAGCTAAATATGCTGTAGCATACAAACCGAATGCGGCCTTCTATGAAGTGCTGGGAAGTGAGGGCTGGAAAGCTCTCGAGGAGACCATACGATACATTCAGACCAATCATCCTGATTGCTTAGTAATCCTTGATAGCAAAAGGGGTGACATCGGTAATACCTCTGGACTCTATGCGCGCTCGGCTTTTGAACAGCTTGGGGCTGATGCTATCACCGTAGCCCCATATATGGGTGAGGATAGCGTGAAGCCGTTCCTTAACTATAAGGGTAAGTGGGTCATCCTCTTAGCCTTGACTTCAAACATGGGGGCTAATGACTTCCAACAGCTTGAGGTAAACGGGGGCATGAAGCTCTATGAGCAGGTGCTAAAGAGAAGCCAAAAGTGGGCTACCTCGGAGGAGATCATGTACGTCTGTGGTGCGACCCAAGCAAGCTACTTCGAGAAAATCAGGAAGTTGGTACCTGATCATTTCCTATTAGTTCCGGGTGTTGGTGCTCAGGGAGGATCACTACAAGAGGTCAGCCGGTATGGTATGACTAAGGACTGTGGCTTATTAGTCAATTCATCTAGAGGTATCATCTTTGCTAGCAACGGAAAGGACTTTGCTGAGGCAGCAGGCGAACAAGCTCATCATCTTCAGAAAGAGATGGATCGCTACTTAACAGAATTCGGAAAGATATGAATATAGAATTTACAGCCCAGGAGGTTGCAGATCATTTAGGGGGAACCATAGAGGGGGATCCAAGTGTGGTCCTTCGAGACTTTAGTAGTATAGAGAAAGGAAGGCCTGATACGCTTTCCTTCCTTACCAATATGCAATACAAGCATTTTCTCTACACGACGAAGAGTGGTGCCGTTTTGGTCAATTATGACTTTCAGACGACTGAACCTATCAAGCCCACCCTCATCCGTGTCCCTAATGCCTATACGGCGTTAGCTGACCTCCTTAAGCTAAGGGATCAGCAGGAGACAAAGAAAGTAGGCATCTCTCCCCAAGCTGTGGTCTCCCCTTCTGCTGTAATCGCAGAGAGTGCCTATGTGGGTCCATACGCGGTGATTGGTGCAGGGGTTGAAATCGGTGAAAGGGTACAGATCCTATCACATGTGTACTTAGAGGATCATTGTAAAATCGCAGACGATACGATTATTCACCCTCACGCTGTGTTATACTCTAGGACGATCGTGGGTGAAAGGTGTATCATCCATTCGGGTGCCGTATTAGGTGCTGATGGTTTTGGATTTGCTCCTGATGAGAATGGCTATCATAAGATACCACAGACTGGGAGGGTCATCCTGGAGAGTGATGTGGAAATCGGTGCTAACACTTGTATCGATAGAGCGGTACTGGATGCGACCATCATCCGTAAGGGTGTAAAGATTGACAACCTAGTACAGATCGGCCATAACTGTGAAATACAGGAGCACAGTGCAATAGCCGCTCAGAGTGGCATTGCGGGCTCTACCACTATCGGAGCTTGGAATGTACTGGCTGGACAGGTCGGGGTAGCTGGACACCTAAAGACTGCTAAAGGGGTCACAATGGCTGCAAAATCTGGAATACAATCTGATATAAAGGAAGAGAATAGTGTTTGGTTCGGATACCCAGCACAGCCTCACATGAAGGCGATGAAGGCTTCGGCTAAATTCATTCAACTACCCGAGATGGATAGGGAAATCTATAGGCTTAGGCAGGAACTAGAAGAACTGAAGAAACAAATCGAAAACATAAAAAGAGATGAGTAATAAAAAGCAACACACCCTTGCTGCTTCATTTGAAATGGAGGGAAAGGGATTGCATACTGGATTAAGCATCAGAATAAAATTCAATCCAGCTCCTATCAATCATGGGATTATGATTAGCAGAGTGGATTTGCCAAATAGTCCAACCTTACCAGCCCTTGCAGAACATGTCAGCAAGACGAACCGTGGAACTGTCTTATCCAATAAGGAAATGCAAATAAGCACCATCGAACACATGATGGCAGCTCTATATGCTATGGGGATTGATAACTGCTTGATAGAGGTGAACGCACCTGAGGTGCCTATCCTTGATGGTAGTGCAGGTCCTTTTATCAAGGAGATCCAAGGTGTAGGTGTAGTGGAGCAAGAAGCACTTCGTGACATCTACGTAGTAAAGCGTAAGATAGAAGTCGCAGATCCGGAGTCGGGGTCAAAAATAACCCTATTGCCCGATAGTACATTTGGGGCTCATGTACTGATTTCCTTTGACTCTAAGATCTTATCCAACCAGTTTGCAACCCTCGAGGACATCGCAGACTTCCCTAAGGAGATATCAGAGGCTCGTACATTTGTATTTGTTAGGGAGATTGAAGAGCTTCTAAAAGCTGATCTTATCAAGGGAGGTGACCTTGATAATGCGTTGGTGATTTATGATGAGGCTCTTGATCAAGAACAGCTGGACAAGCTCTCCAAGATGATGGGGGTTACCGATAAACGTGAGGCGTCACAACTGGGATACATCAGTAACACGCCTCCTATCTTTGATAACGAACCAGCTAGGCATAAGCTACTGGACCTAATCGGTGACTTAGCTCTAATAGGTAGAAGAATACAGGGGCGCGTGATCGCTACATGTCCAGGGCATTCTATTAATACAAAGCTGTCTAAGCTGATTAGAAAAGAGCTTAGGCTAACAGAGAGTCAAGCTCCTCTATACGACCCAAACATGACACCGCTACTGACCGTAAATGATGTTCGTCGTTTGATGCCGCATAGATATCCAATGCTATTGGTAGATAAGATTATTGAGATCGGTCCAGAACATATAGTGGGGGTGAAGAATGTAACTTCGGATGAGCCTTTCTTCCCTGGTCATTTCCCTGATGAGCCCGTTTTGCCGGGTGTCCTTCAGGTGGAGTGTCTGGCACAGATGGGTGGTGTGATGATTCTTAATCAGTTGGAGAATCCTCAGGATTATTCCACATACTTCCTGACCATTGACAAAGTAAAGTTCCGTCAGAAAGTGGTGCCTGGTGATACGATGGTCTGCAAGATCTCATTACTATTCCCAGTCCGAAGGGGTATTGCTAATATGCGGGGGCTCATCTATGTAGGGGAAAAACTGGTCTGTGAAGCTGAGTTCATGGCTCAACTGGTCAAAGACAAGTCTGTTAATAACTAAATTTTTCACATATTATTTAGACTTCAATATTTTGAATACAGAATTAATTAGCCCATTAGCCGTTATCTCACCCGATGCAAAGATAGGAGAGGGTGTAGAGATCGCAGCTTTTGCTGTTATTGAATCCGATGTAGAAATAGGAGAGGGTACAATCATCCACTCTGGAGCCATGATCCGTAATGGGTCTAGGATAGGGAAGGAGTGTCATATTCATCCTTACTCTGTTATTGGAGGAATACCTCAGGACTTGAAATTTAAGGGTGAAAAGACCTTAGCCATAGTCGGTGACCGTACTGTGATTAGGGAATATGTGACGATCAATAGAGGTACGGCTTCTCGTGGATATACTAAGGTGGGTAATGACTGTCTCATCATGGCTTATGCTCACGTCGCTCATGACTGTGTTATTGATGACAGGGTGATCATCGGTAATGCGACTCAATTAGCTGGAGAAGTAATAATCGACTACCACGCTATCATCAGTGGCGGAACATTAGTTCATCAATTTGTACATATCGGGCAGCACACCATGATACAAGGGGGATCTAAGGTCCCTAAGGACATACCACCATATACATTGATAGGTCGTGATCCTGTGATATACTGTGGGATTAATTTCGTAGGTTTACGTCGGAGAAACTTCAATAATGACCAGATATTCCTGATCAATGATATTTATAGGACTTTCTACAATAGAGGACTTAATAACTCTGAAGCCATTCAAGTGATTGAGAGCGAATATGAGGAGATGCCCGAGAAGCGTATTATCGTGGACTTCATTAAGTCATCAAAGCGTGGTGTGGTTCGTGGTGGCTCCGTTGATTAACAAACCGTAAAAGAGAAGAGGGTATTTAATGATATACAGATTTGTAATAGTGTGTGACGAAGTCGAGGCTTTTCGCCGAGATATACGGATAGATTCGAGTGCTACTTTCCTACAACTAAATGATGCTATCATAGAGAGTGTAGGCTATGACAGTAGTGAGATGACTCGCTTTGTACTCACCGATAAGTCTTGGCGTCCTAAGCAAGAGATCCTCATGATGGACATGGGGGTGACACATTCGGATAAGGAGCTTTATCTCATGGAGAGCACTTACCTTGATGAACTACTGGAGGATGAAGGTGAGAGATTACTCTTTAACTTCGATATGCTGGGCGATAGGTACTTCTACATGGAGCTAAGAGAAATCACTCTTGGGGATAATCTGAAGAAGGCAGAAGTAGTTCGCTCCAAAGGCGATGCTCCTGTACAGATCAGTGACGTGGAGGAGCTGCTATCATCAACCGTTACGAAGAAAGCGTTGGGAGCAAAAGAAGTGGCAGGAAAGGTGGAAGAGGATGACCCCACTGCTGAGTTTGACAGTGACTCCTTTGACATGGAAGATATCGACACCGAGGGCTTCGAGCTCTCTGAGGGTGATCCTATAGAGGAATAATCTTGTGGGAGGGAAGCTAATTGTAGTCGTGGGTCCTACTGGGGTGGGCAAATCCGCATACGCCCTGCAATTAGCACAGAGATACTCTACCGTCATCGTTTCAGCCGATAGTAGGCAAATATATAGAGGTATGGCCATAGGCACAGATGCTCCTACGGGTGATGTGCTCATGGCTGTACCTCATTTTTTTATCCAATGCCGTGAGGTATGGGAAACGTATAGTGCTGATGAATGGGCAAAAGATGCCTTAGCTCTTATTGACGAACTTTTTACTAAGCATGAAATCATCGTGATGGTGGGTGGAAGCATGATGTATCTACAAGCATTTTTGGAGGGGTTTGATCCTATCCCTTCTCCCTCGGATGAACTTAGAAATGATCTCTGGGAACGATTCGAGAAGAAAGGTGTGGAGAGCCTCCGAAGCGAACTGGAGCATGTAGATCCTGAATACTTAACAAAGATTGACCCCAATAATCACAAGCGCATTATACGAGCCTTAGAGGTGTATCACACTACTGGACAACCTTTCTCAGCGTTTCACTCGCATAAGAAACGGAGGCAGTTTGGCTACGACGTTGAGGTACACCATGTGTTTCGTGAGCGTGCTGTACTCTATGAGCGTATCAATCAGCGTGTCCATCAGATGGTAGCAGATGGGCTAGTAGCCGAAGCGGAGGCTCTCCTACCCTATCGGAATGAGAATGCACTCAATACCATTGGTTACAAGGAGATGTTCCAATACCTAGATGGGGAAATATCATTAGAGCAAGCAGTACAGAAGATTGCTAAGAATAGCCGCGTCTATGCCCGTCAGCAGGAGAACTTCTTCCGTCGCTGGCAAGGCTCATACTCCCCTTTTACTAATCACACGATAGCCCTCTAAATAGCCTTGTATCCTTTAACCCCATCCTCAATAACCGTATATCACATCATCCGCTGTTCACCTCTCCACAGTCTTCGTTCAGACTTACCGTTTTAAATCGTAGCGTGGCCAGAGAAGTAATACTGCTCCCTAAGTAAGCAATGTCATAAATGAAATACATTATATAACATCTTGATACTTACATACTTTCCAGGGACAGTATCGAACATATCACTAAAATTCAACTGATGTTAAATTTAAATTGACAAAGTAACCTTATTACAAGTTTTTAACTAAATTATTCCATGCTTCTTTATGATCAAATCTAATAGCCTCATCAATTGAAAGTTGCTCAGTATAATACTGAATAAAAGCAGAAGTGTCAACAATAAGACGAAGGTAGTAACGAAGTGAATTATATACACCATTAACTATCACTTGACAGCCATGCACTCGTTTTATATCAATGATTTTCTGCATAATTTCATTACATTCAGCGGAGTCAACATCAGAAGTAGAAAGCAAATAATAACGATCAATCTTAGTCCCTTGAAATTTCTCGTAAGCAATATCAATTAAATCAACTGTAATAGGAATACCGTACTTAATTTCTACAGCTTCGAATGGAGTTGAGTCATAAGAATTAACAATATCAATATCCCCCATACGCCCACTCTGTCTATCAGAACTTGTGTGTTTCTCAAGCGGAAGAAGTTCTTTGCCATCAAATCTTTTTGCTTCTGATATAAGAACTTTGTAAATTGCATAAAAAGCAAGAGTTGGTAATCTCGCAGCTCCTTGACCAGAGTAACTATATTCGAAGTGTTGTCTTAGAAGAGAAACAATTTGATCAATACTAAGTTCTCTCGGCAAAGCAATCGTTGGATTACTTGAGGCCCTTAGGATAACCAGCTTAGAAATTAAGTATTTCAATAAAACGAGCTTTTCGTTAGCAGAGACAGAAGTTGACTCAATATGATCAATACATTTTAAAAATGCATTTTTAAGTAGTCTAGGGCTTATTGCTCCTTTATAATCAAGCGTATATGGTGATTTCTGCTCAAAACTACGTGTAAGCCATCCACTCTCAGACATAGCTGGAAATTTATGCTTTCTAAGCCACGGGGATATATGTATGGTATCAAAACTTCTTCCTGAATATCCTTCAGGCATATCTGTTTGATGAAGACGTATATCCTGTTGAGGATTAAGTATTTTATATACTAAACTCGTTAAAAAAACAGCCAAAACCGCTTTTCGGCTTTCAGATTTTTCAACGATTAAATCAATGTCATTTAGTATCGTTTTTTGGCTTATGTCTTTTAGATCTAATGTGAACCCCACCTTGACCTGGTCATAAATTGAATCTAGTAACTCTTCTGCTGTTTGATATTTTACTGTCATATCGAATCTATCATATAAAATCTTGTTCTTGTAACTCTTTAATGATTGCTTCTACCATTGGTACAGCTACAGAGTTACCAATTTGCCTATATTGCTCGCTAATAGAACTGCTCTTTATGAAATTATCAGGGAACCCCATTAGCCTATAACACTCAAGTACTGTTAGTTTTCGTACTTTTCCTTCGTCTAGAATCCAAAAACGTCCACTAGTCTCTTGACTTGGTATCGCTGGGTGTACTCCTTGGGATGAGTAAATGCGATTAGGCTGTTTATGCACTCTAGACAAATGATTAGTACCTGGACGAACTCCATT
Coding sequences within:
- a CDS encoding metallophosphatase domain-containing protein — protein: MRILCISDTHSQHQLLGALPMADVLVHCGDVSKRGTESEVIDFMQWFCDQPHQYKIFIAGNHDLSLYGSNISGLPENCFYLNTSGVEIEGLHFYGIPLFVNDVVSGEYSKSIQSIPPNTDVLITHQPPHGILSSDYGDVELLERVTLIGPKLHLYGHAHECYGVKTSFGTHFVNAALLNNQYELTFKPLLIEL
- a CDS encoding M20/M25/M40 family metallo-hydrolase, translating into MKESIMRLWSLLLLVLLVACSTNPDKTLKQAEESINAEDMASHVRMLASDEFQGRKPFTEGEAKAIAYLSEQFQKLGLKAPYEGSYLQEVPMVQISYQPSTSIQLKLPKGNLELDNIQDYIAKTPHIVDEVNILNTEVVFAGYGIVAPEYDWDDYDGIDVKDKMVIVLVNDPGFATQDPQLFNGNAMTYYGRWAYKYEEAARQGAKGIWVVHDTRGAGYPWASLSNTCGSNLYLLDEDNNRDQCALTGWITEEACKKIFDYNGMDYAQVKKTAATRDFKSFSLNTHLNLTIKNDLKYDISHNVVGVIEGKERKDECIVYSAHWDHFGIGPAHDGDSIYNGAADNALAVACMLETAKAFAKAPQPQRSIVFISITAEETGMLGSNYYAHHSLFEPQKTVANLNYELPLPLGRMKDVTITGFGQSELDQYVERLAQDQDRYIAPEPSPENGMYYRSDHFSFAKVGIPSLFIKGWQDSREHGKEWAREQVLHYWETAYHKPADEFDPQTADLSGNVEDAKLFFKIGWQLANEDAFPVWSDKSEFKSIREASMQVK
- the pyrF gene encoding orotidine-5'-phosphate decarboxylase — translated: MDKTELINKIKEKRSYLCVGLDSDPQKLPDHLSKDAEGMLAFNKDIIDATAKYAVAYKPNAAFYEVLGSEGWKALEETIRYIQTNHPDCLVILDSKRGDIGNTSGLYARSAFEQLGADAITVAPYMGEDSVKPFLNYKGKWVILLALTSNMGANDFQQLEVNGGMKLYEQVLKRSQKWATSEEIMYVCGATQASYFEKIRKLVPDHFLLVPGVGAQGGSLQEVSRYGMTKDCGLLVNSSRGIIFASNGKDFAEAAGEQAHHLQKEMDRYLTEFGKI
- the lpxD gene encoding UDP-3-O-(3-hydroxymyristoyl)glucosamine N-acyltransferase, which encodes MEFTAQEVADHLGGTIEGDPSVVLRDFSSIEKGRPDTLSFLTNMQYKHFLYTTKSGAVLVNYDFQTTEPIKPTLIRVPNAYTALADLLKLRDQQETKKVGISPQAVVSPSAVIAESAYVGPYAVIGAGVEIGERVQILSHVYLEDHCKIADDTIIHPHAVLYSRTIVGERCIIHSGAVLGADGFGFAPDENGYHKIPQTGRVILESDVEIGANTCIDRAVLDATIIRKGVKIDNLVQIGHNCEIQEHSAIAAQSGIAGSTTIGAWNVLAGQVGVAGHLKTAKGVTMAAKSGIQSDIKEENSVWFGYPAQPHMKAMKASAKFIQLPEMDREIYRLRQELEELKKQIENIKRDE
- a CDS encoding bifunctional UDP-3-O-[3-hydroxymyristoyl] N-acetylglucosamine deacetylase/3-hydroxyacyl-ACP dehydratase translates to MSNKKQHTLAASFEMEGKGLHTGLSIRIKFNPAPINHGIMISRVDLPNSPTLPALAEHVSKTNRGTVLSNKEMQISTIEHMMAALYAMGIDNCLIEVNAPEVPILDGSAGPFIKEIQGVGVVEQEALRDIYVVKRKIEVADPESGSKITLLPDSTFGAHVLISFDSKILSNQFATLEDIADFPKEISEARTFVFVREIEELLKADLIKGGDLDNALVIYDEALDQEQLDKLSKMMGVTDKREASQLGYISNTPPIFDNEPARHKLLDLIGDLALIGRRIQGRVIATCPGHSINTKLSKLIRKELRLTESQAPLYDPNMTPLLTVNDVRRLMPHRYPMLLVDKIIEIGPEHIVGVKNVTSDEPFFPGHFPDEPVLPGVLQVECLAQMGGVMILNQLENPQDYSTYFLTIDKVKFRQKVVPGDTMVCKISLLFPVRRGIANMRGLIYVGEKLVCEAEFMAQLVKDKSVNN
- the lpxA gene encoding acyl-ACP--UDP-N-acetylglucosamine O-acyltransferase, with protein sequence MNTELISPLAVISPDAKIGEGVEIAAFAVIESDVEIGEGTIIHSGAMIRNGSRIGKECHIHPYSVIGGIPQDLKFKGEKTLAIVGDRTVIREYVTINRGTASRGYTKVGNDCLIMAYAHVAHDCVIDDRVIIGNATQLAGEVIIDYHAIISGGTLVHQFVHIGQHTMIQGGSKVPKDIPPYTLIGRDPVIYCGINFVGLRRRNFNNDQIFLINDIYRTFYNRGLNNSEAIQVIESEYEEMPEKRIIVDFIKSSKRGVVRGGSVD
- the miaA gene encoding tRNA (adenosine(37)-N6)-dimethylallyltransferase MiaA; protein product: MGGKLIVVVGPTGVGKSAYALQLAQRYSTVIVSADSRQIYRGMAIGTDAPTGDVLMAVPHFFIQCREVWETYSADEWAKDALALIDELFTKHEIIVMVGGSMMYLQAFLEGFDPIPSPSDELRNDLWERFEKKGVESLRSELEHVDPEYLTKIDPNNHKRIIRALEVYHTTGQPFSAFHSHKKRRQFGYDVEVHHVFRERAVLYERINQRVHQMVADGLVAEAEALLPYRNENALNTIGYKEMFQYLDGEISLEQAVQKIAKNSRVYARQQENFFRRWQGSYSPFTNHTIAL